A window of the Acidobacteriota bacterium genome harbors these coding sequences:
- a CDS encoding PadR family transcriptional regulator, with product MTDFHLGEFEQLVLLALMRLGENAYGVTVREELLSQAGRETSLGTVYKTLERLQEKGCVSCRIGQPTAERGGRRKKFYRVEPLGARALERSLQALRRMAEGLDEKTETP from the coding sequence GTGACTGATTTTCATCTCGGGGAATTCGAACAATTGGTGCTGCTGGCGCTGATGCGTCTGGGGGAGAACGCCTATGGAGTAACGGTGCGCGAAGAGCTGCTCAGCCAGGCTGGGCGCGAGACTTCGTTGGGAACCGTCTACAAGACTCTGGAGCGCTTGCAGGAGAAGGGATGCGTGTCCTGCCGCATCGGCCAGCCCACGGCCGAAAGGGGCGGACGGCGCAAGAAGTTCTATCGCGTCGAGCCTCTGGGCGCCAGGGCGCTGGAGCGTTCCTTGCAGGCCCTGCGCCGCATGGCCGAGGGCTTGGACGAGAAAACGGAGACCCCATGA
- a CDS encoding FtsX-like permease family protein — MSRRFRPPVLARRLLQWGIPSAQQEFLLGDLEEEACRHERRSGGAAARIWYWKQTLAALAALAGPGKRPGTSTFRHRGEVVMQTLHQDLRFGLRQVVKNPVFSLIAVLTLALGIGSNTAIFSVISGVLLEPLPYRQPSTLVKIWNHWPDFPRGSISVPEYEDFRQGLPGLQQIGLHNVRGLNLSAGDGPPEARRRELAVRGALGAGGLRLAGQLLSESLVLSTLGGISGVLIAFGAVSWLRTLNPPGIPRLQTVAVDERALALTLLLTLLSALLFGLAPARRAWGLDVSEALREQGRRWEWSGPSGWVKRWRDCSSASTPSILPRCWECWPSCCCRRCWPDCARRGGP; from the coding sequence ATGAGCCGCCGCTTCCGTCCGCCCGTTCTGGCCCGCCGCCTTCTGCAATGGGGCATCCCTTCAGCCCAGCAGGAATTCCTGCTGGGAGATCTGGAAGAAGAGGCCTGCCGGCATGAGCGTCGCAGCGGAGGAGCTGCCGCCCGCATCTGGTATTGGAAGCAGACCCTGGCTGCGTTAGCCGCTCTGGCCGGGCCTGGCAAGCGTCCGGGGACGTCCACCTTTCGTCACAGAGGAGAAGTCGTCATGCAAACCCTGCATCAGGACTTGCGCTTCGGATTGCGCCAAGTCGTCAAGAACCCCGTTTTCTCGTTGATTGCCGTGCTCACCCTGGCCTTGGGCATAGGTTCCAACACAGCCATTTTCAGTGTGATCAGCGGCGTACTTCTGGAGCCTCTGCCCTATCGGCAGCCGTCCACGCTGGTCAAGATCTGGAACCACTGGCCTGATTTTCCGCGGGGTTCGATCTCCGTTCCCGAGTACGAGGACTTTCGCCAAGGACTTCCCGGCTTGCAGCAGATCGGGCTGCACAACGTCCGCGGCCTCAACCTGAGCGCGGGGGATGGCCCGCCCGAGGCACGGCGCAGGGAACTGGCGGTTCGGGGGGCCCTGGGCGCGGGAGGCCTGCGATTAGCCGGGCAACTGCTCTCCGAGAGCCTGGTGCTGTCGACCTTGGGCGGAATCTCGGGCGTGCTGATCGCCTTTGGAGCCGTTTCCTGGCTACGCACGCTGAATCCTCCGGGGATTCCCCGCCTGCAGACAGTGGCTGTGGATGAACGGGCCCTGGCTTTGACTTTGCTCTTGACCCTGCTCTCGGCCTTGCTCTTTGGTTTGGCTCCAGCCCGCCGCGCCTGGGGCCTGGATGTCTCTGAGGCCCTTCGCGAGCAAGGACGGCGATGGGAGTGGTCGGGGCCCTCTGGCTGGGTCAAGCGATGGAGGGATTGCTCTTCGGCGTCGACTCCTTCGATCCTCCCACGCTGTTGGGAGTGCTGGCCGTCCTGCTGTTGTCGGCGTTGTTGGCCGGACTGCGCCCGGCGCGGCGGGCCCTGA